A single genomic interval of Mycolicibacterium holsaticum DSM 44478 = JCM 12374 harbors:
- a CDS encoding RNA polymerase sigma-70 factor, which yields MAGLGDVAAGRPVDAMNTDQQTFAEHRRLLFSIAYRMFGSAADAEDVVQDAWFKWSAADRSQIADPKAYLSRIVSNLSVERLRSTRRQRETYVGPWLPEPILTDTDTAEDVVAAESISMAMLVVLETLSPLERAVFVLKEVFDFSYAEIAKAVERSEPAVRQAGHRAREHVQARRPRFEADRVKKREATERFFAATTGGDINELMELLAPEVTLWTDGGGRVRQAMRPIVGAANVLRWIAGNVKRPYEGVDVADMTAELVDINGGPGIVMSGAGRVIATITVALDADGRIVTVHNVANPDKLRAVAEGVKRV from the coding sequence GTGGCTGGGCTCGGCGACGTGGCGGCGGGGCGGCCGGTCGACGCGATGAACACCGACCAGCAAACCTTCGCCGAGCACCGCCGACTGTTGTTTTCGATCGCCTACCGCATGTTCGGCTCTGCCGCCGACGCCGAAGACGTCGTCCAGGACGCCTGGTTCAAGTGGTCGGCCGCCGATCGGTCACAGATCGCCGATCCGAAGGCCTACCTGTCCCGCATCGTGTCCAACCTGTCGGTGGAGCGGCTGCGCTCGACACGGCGCCAACGCGAGACGTACGTGGGTCCGTGGCTGCCCGAGCCGATCCTCACCGACACCGACACCGCAGAGGACGTCGTCGCCGCCGAATCGATATCGATGGCGATGCTGGTGGTGCTGGAAACCCTCAGCCCGCTCGAACGGGCGGTGTTCGTGCTGAAAGAGGTGTTCGACTTCAGCTACGCCGAAATCGCCAAGGCCGTCGAGCGCTCCGAGCCGGCGGTGCGGCAGGCCGGTCATCGAGCCCGCGAACACGTGCAGGCACGGCGGCCGCGGTTCGAAGCCGACCGCGTCAAGAAGCGCGAGGCCACCGAACGGTTCTTCGCCGCGACCACCGGCGGCGACATCAACGAGCTGATGGAACTGCTGGCACCAGAAGTCACGCTGTGGACCGACGGCGGCGGCAGGGTGCGCCAGGCGATGCGCCCCATCGTCGGCGCCGCCAACGTGCTGCGCTGGATCGCCGGCAACGTCAAACGGCCCTACGAGGGCGTCGACGTCGCCGATATGACAGCCGAGCTCGTCGACATCAACGGCGGGCCCGGCATCGTCATGAGCGGCGCGGGACGCGTCATCGCCACCATCACCGTCGCCCTGGACGCCGACGGCCGCATCGTCACCGTGCACAACGTCGCCAACCCCGACAAGCTGCGCGCGGTCGCCGAGGGGGTCAAGCGAGTGTGA
- a CDS encoding class I SAM-dependent methyltransferase: MNTTPPLPVNHHGDHPGFSGVMGAVCGVVFLAMGPKNARLVVDLAGLSERDHVVDIGCGPGSAVREAARRGARATGVDPSSMFLRIARAVTRKSANVTWVKGTAENVPVPSESATVLWSLATVHHWQDVTAGLQEAHRVLAPGGRLLAIERQTQPGATGYASHGWTRQQAESFAAQCRSTGFSDAVIESNDAGRRPVWVVRARRP, encoded by the coding sequence ATGAACACGACACCACCTCTACCGGTCAACCATCACGGCGACCATCCCGGGTTCTCCGGCGTCATGGGAGCGGTGTGCGGGGTCGTCTTCCTGGCGATGGGGCCGAAGAACGCGCGTCTGGTGGTCGACCTCGCCGGGCTATCGGAGCGCGACCACGTCGTCGACATCGGCTGTGGCCCGGGAAGCGCGGTTCGCGAAGCCGCGCGGCGCGGCGCGCGGGCCACCGGCGTCGACCCTTCGTCGATGTTCCTGCGGATCGCGCGGGCCGTCACGCGCAAGTCGGCGAACGTCACGTGGGTCAAAGGCACCGCGGAGAACGTCCCGGTGCCCAGCGAGTCGGCGACAGTGCTGTGGTCGCTGGCCACGGTGCACCACTGGCAGGACGTCACCGCCGGACTGCAGGAGGCGCACCGAGTGCTGGCACCTGGTGGGCGGCTGCTTGCCATCGAGCGCCAGACCCAGCCCGGCGCGACCGGCTACGCCAGCCACGGGTGGACCCGTCAACAGGCTGAATCCTTTGCCGCGCAGTGCCGTAGCACCGGTTTCAGCGACGCGGTGATCGAGAGCAACGATGCTGGTCGGCGTCCGGTGTGGGTGGTCCGGGCCCGGCGCCCCTGA
- a CDS encoding acyl-CoA thioesterase domain-containing protein, with the protein MSTEPAHFTRTDDGAYLPTPFAQSHWGDDHLNGPAVVGLVARVLETQCGSDDFMPARLTVDLFKAARGVPTTVEVRVVRDGRRVRSAECDVRQDGKAVARATLLQYRRSSAPPGEQWIAPVSVPKSPPPDGETLPYIGSEEAGWTRSPSVHQNASRKCFFNDGIDVVAGKKNSPFVRAVMVAESTSLVTNLGTKGIGYINGDLTVALSRLPLDDWLAVQADSHWAADGIAVGTATLFDHQGPFGSGMVTAVANPAAQIDFSNRQFPVAELNYE; encoded by the coding sequence ATGAGCACGGAACCGGCGCATTTCACGCGGACCGACGACGGCGCGTACCTGCCGACGCCCTTTGCCCAGAGCCATTGGGGTGACGATCACCTCAACGGCCCGGCGGTCGTCGGCTTGGTGGCCCGGGTGTTGGAGACCCAATGCGGGTCCGACGACTTCATGCCTGCGCGGCTGACGGTCGACCTGTTCAAGGCTGCACGTGGGGTGCCGACCACCGTCGAGGTGCGGGTGGTGCGCGATGGCCGACGGGTACGCAGCGCGGAATGCGATGTGCGCCAAGATGGTAAGGCGGTAGCACGGGCAACACTGCTGCAGTACCGGCGCTCGTCCGCACCGCCGGGTGAGCAGTGGATCGCACCGGTATCGGTACCGAAGTCACCGCCGCCTGACGGTGAAACCCTGCCGTACATCGGCAGCGAGGAAGCCGGATGGACGCGCTCGCCGTCGGTGCATCAGAACGCCTCGCGCAAATGCTTCTTCAACGACGGGATCGATGTCGTTGCCGGAAAGAAGAACTCACCGTTTGTGCGGGCCGTGATGGTCGCCGAGTCGACCAGCCTGGTGACGAACCTCGGCACCAAGGGGATCGGGTACATCAACGGCGACCTCACGGTGGCGCTGTCGCGCCTTCCGCTCGACGACTGGCTCGCCGTGCAGGCCGACTCGCATTGGGCGGCCGATGGAATCGCGGTGGGCACCGCGACGTTGTTCGACCACCAAGGTCCCTTCGGGTCCGGGATGGTGACCGCGGTGGCCAACCCGGCCGCGCAGATCGACTTCAGCAACCGGCAGTTCCCGGTCGCCGAACTCAACTACGAATAG
- a CDS encoding NAD(P)/FAD-dependent oxidoreductase: MKEVLILGAGYTGMTAAAGLAGRVKRRDDVHITLVNPQTRFTERLRLHQIASGQTLEDLHIPDRLTSTGVDFVKGWVTGIDAAAQTVRIDDDVTLRYDTLVYALGSVTDTAGVPGVDEFAYSLTSGQDAAMLAAHLDRMADGTVVVAGGGLTGVESAAEIAEQHPGLDVVLLSRQTPGSMMGAKARARLHAGLNRLGVQVRAGVDIVKVMADGVALADGEVIAAQAVLWTTGVRVSPLAAAAGLTVDDRGRIVTDESLRSVSHPNVYAVGDAAAIRQGYGVIHGTCQSGIPTAMHAAASITRELKGKHPKAFRFGYVHQPVSLGRKDAVIQFTRPDDTPRRFYLAGWLAAAYKETVSSSPWPTFRLIRVFPWLGSATWRRGGRSTR, from the coding sequence ATGAAAGAGGTTCTGATTCTCGGCGCCGGATACACCGGAATGACCGCCGCCGCAGGTTTGGCGGGCCGGGTGAAACGCCGCGACGACGTGCACATCACCTTGGTCAACCCGCAGACCCGGTTCACCGAACGGCTGCGGCTGCACCAGATTGCGTCCGGCCAGACACTTGAGGACCTGCACATCCCCGACCGGTTGACCAGCACCGGCGTCGACTTCGTCAAAGGCTGGGTCACCGGCATCGACGCCGCCGCGCAGACCGTGCGCATCGACGACGACGTCACGCTGCGCTACGACACCCTGGTCTACGCGCTGGGCAGCGTCACCGACACCGCCGGGGTGCCCGGTGTCGACGAGTTCGCCTACAGCCTGACCAGCGGCCAGGACGCGGCGATGCTGGCCGCGCACCTGGACCGGATGGCCGACGGCACCGTCGTGGTGGCCGGCGGCGGGCTCACCGGCGTCGAATCGGCAGCCGAGATCGCCGAGCAGCATCCTGGGCTCGACGTGGTGCTGCTGAGCAGGCAGACCCCCGGCTCGATGATGGGTGCGAAGGCCCGCGCACGCCTGCACGCCGGGTTGAACCGGCTCGGGGTGCAGGTCCGCGCCGGTGTGGACATCGTCAAGGTGATGGCCGACGGCGTGGCGCTCGCCGACGGCGAGGTCATCGCCGCGCAGGCGGTGCTGTGGACGACCGGTGTGCGGGTCTCACCACTTGCTGCAGCGGCCGGGCTGACGGTCGACGACCGCGGCCGTATCGTCACCGACGAGTCGCTGCGGTCGGTGTCGCACCCCAACGTCTACGCCGTCGGCGATGCGGCCGCGATCCGGCAGGGCTATGGCGTCATCCACGGCACCTGCCAGAGCGGCATCCCCACCGCGATGCACGCCGCCGCATCGATCACCAGGGAACTGAAAGGTAAGCACCCGAAGGCATTCCGCTTCGGCTACGTGCATCAGCCGGTGAGCCTGGGACGCAAGGATGCCGTCATCCAGTTCACCCGCCCCGACGACACCCCGCGCCGGTTCTACTTGGCCGGGTGGTTGGCCGCCGCGTACAAAGAAACGGTGAGCTCGAGCCCGTGGCCGACCTTCCGACTGATCAGGGTCTTCCCGTGGCTGGGCTCGGCGACGTGGCGGCGGGGCGGCCGGTCGACGCGATGA
- a CDS encoding polyamine ABC transporter substrate-binding protein, whose product MPSHLEAFDPRLMSRFATNRTSRRRFIGGGAAAAAAMVLGPSFLAACGSDSGTSETTSHTGGPAGGTLRISNWPLYMADGFIAAFQDASGITVDYKEDFNDNEEWFAKVKEPLSRKQDIGADLVVPTAFMTVQIRNLNWLNDFTEGAIPNKKNLRPDMLNAQMDPGRKFSAPYMTGMVGLAYNRAATGRDITTLDDLWDPKFKGQVSLLSDVQDGLGMIMLGQGGDPGAPTTESVQKAVDVVRDQKDKGQIRRFTGNDYAEDLAAGNVVIAQAYSGDVVQLQADDPDLQFVVPESGGTDFVDNMVIPYTTKNQPAAEAWIDYVYERPNYAKLIAFTQFVPVLSDMTDELNTIDPGLAKNQLINPPKAIIDRITAWAPLADEQKQEYAAMYAAVTGG is encoded by the coding sequence ATGCCGTCTCACCTCGAGGCATTCGATCCCCGGTTGATGTCGCGGTTCGCGACGAACCGCACCTCACGGCGCCGCTTCATCGGTGGCGGCGCCGCGGCCGCGGCCGCGATGGTGCTGGGCCCGTCGTTCTTGGCGGCGTGCGGATCCGACAGCGGCACATCGGAAACCACCTCCCACACCGGCGGCCCGGCCGGTGGCACCTTACGCATCTCCAACTGGCCGCTATACATGGCCGACGGTTTCATCGCGGCGTTCCAGGACGCCTCGGGGATCACCGTGGACTACAAGGAGGACTTCAACGACAACGAGGAGTGGTTCGCCAAGGTCAAGGAACCGCTGTCGCGTAAACAGGACATCGGCGCCGACCTGGTGGTGCCGACCGCGTTCATGACGGTGCAGATCCGCAACCTCAACTGGCTCAACGACTTCACCGAAGGTGCCATACCGAACAAAAAGAATCTGCGCCCCGACATGCTGAACGCGCAGATGGATCCGGGCCGAAAATTCAGCGCGCCCTACATGACCGGCATGGTGGGGTTGGCATACAACCGGGCAGCCACCGGCCGCGACATCACCACGCTCGACGACTTGTGGGACCCGAAGTTCAAGGGGCAGGTGAGCCTGCTCTCCGATGTGCAGGACGGGCTGGGCATGATCATGCTGGGTCAGGGCGGCGATCCGGGGGCGCCCACCACCGAATCGGTGCAGAAGGCCGTCGACGTGGTCCGCGACCAGAAGGACAAAGGCCAGATCCGCCGCTTCACCGGCAACGACTACGCCGAGGACCTGGCCGCCGGCAATGTCGTGATCGCGCAAGCGTATTCGGGCGACGTGGTGCAACTGCAGGCCGATGACCCCGATCTGCAGTTCGTGGTGCCCGAGTCCGGCGGCACCGACTTCGTCGACAACATGGTGATCCCGTACACGACGAAGAATCAGCCGGCGGCCGAGGCGTGGATCGACTACGTCTACGAACGCCCCAACTACGCCAAGCTCATCGCGTTCACACAGTTCGTGCCCGTACTCTCGGACATGACCGACGAGCTGAACACGATCGACCCGGGGTTGGCGAAGAATCAGCTGATCAACCCGCCGAAGGCCATCATCGACAGGATCACCGCGTGGGCACCGCTCGCCGATGAGCAGAAGCAGGAGTACGCCGCCATGTACGCCGCGGTCACCGGCGGTTAG
- a CDS encoding YwaF family protein, with amino-acid sequence MTAHHEFHAYGPSHWVVLAVFVVGAALLVWLGRRQSERQSRRFGRVVGALTAVVYAAVLVYGLVPFDVRWSMPLQLTDLATVVTAYALWSQKHWAYAVTYYWGLVLSVQALISPALTGPDFPNYRFLAFWAIHLVVVWTAIYLTWGRGMRPRWRSYRFVVSVTLAWMAVTMTFNSVAGSNYGFLNGKPATASLLDVLGPWPWYLVIAAALVFAVWAAMTWPWERATGKVES; translated from the coding sequence ATCACCGCACACCATGAGTTCCACGCGTACGGGCCGTCGCACTGGGTGGTGCTGGCCGTGTTCGTCGTCGGCGCCGCGCTGCTGGTGTGGCTGGGCCGCAGGCAGAGCGAACGGCAGTCCCGGCGCTTCGGTCGCGTCGTCGGTGCGCTGACCGCGGTGGTCTACGCCGCGGTGTTGGTCTACGGGCTGGTCCCGTTCGATGTGCGGTGGTCGATGCCGCTGCAGCTGACCGACCTGGCCACCGTGGTCACCGCGTACGCGCTGTGGTCGCAGAAGCACTGGGCGTACGCGGTGACGTATTACTGGGGTCTGGTGCTGTCCGTGCAGGCGTTGATCTCACCCGCGCTGACCGGGCCGGACTTTCCGAACTACCGGTTCCTCGCGTTCTGGGCGATCCATCTGGTGGTGGTGTGGACGGCGATCTACCTCACCTGGGGCAGGGGGATGCGGCCGCGGTGGCGCAGCTACCGCTTCGTGGTGTCGGTGACGCTGGCGTGGATGGCGGTCACGATGACGTTCAACAGCGTCGCCGGATCCAACTACGGCTTCCTCAACGGCAAGCCCGCGACGGCGTCGCTGCTGGATGTGCTCGGGCCGTGGCCGTGGTACCTGGTGATCGCGGCCGCGCTGGTGTTCGCGGTGTGGGCCGCGATGACCTGGCCATGGGAGCGGGCAACCGGCAAGGTTGAGTCATGA
- a CDS encoding ABC transporter ATP-binding protein, whose translation MAVAEADFSIASGEFFSLLGPSGCGKTTTLRMIAGFDSPTEGAIRLEGVDVSRVPPHKRNVNTVFQHYALFPHMSVWDNVAYGPRSRKMDKAHGKGTVRKRVDELLEIVRLTDFAERRPAQLSGGQQQRVALARALVNYPSALLLDEPLGALDLKLRQVMQFELKRIQREVGITFVYVTHDQEEALTMSDRIAVMNAGNVDQIGTPTEIYDRPATVFVASFIGQANLWAGTRTGRANRDFVEVDVLGTTLKARPGDTTIEPGGHATLMVRPERIRVSMDAPTGDIATVGATVTDLTFQGPVVRLSLAAADGSPIVAHIGPEQDLPLLRPGDHVHVCWAPDSSLVLPAADIPTAEDLQEMLETPQH comes from the coding sequence ATCGCGGTTGCTGAAGCCGACTTCTCCATCGCATCCGGCGAGTTTTTCTCACTGCTCGGCCCGTCGGGGTGCGGTAAGACCACGACGTTGCGGATGATCGCCGGGTTCGACAGCCCGACCGAAGGTGCGATCCGGTTGGAAGGTGTCGACGTGTCGCGGGTCCCGCCGCACAAGCGCAACGTGAACACGGTCTTTCAGCACTATGCGCTGTTTCCGCACATGTCGGTGTGGGACAACGTCGCCTACGGGCCGCGCAGCAGGAAGATGGACAAGGCCCACGGAAAAGGCACGGTCCGCAAGCGCGTCGATGAGTTGTTGGAGATCGTGCGGCTGACCGACTTCGCCGAGCGCAGACCCGCCCAACTGTCCGGCGGCCAACAGCAGCGCGTGGCGTTGGCCCGGGCACTGGTCAACTATCCCAGCGCGCTGCTGCTCGACGAACCGCTCGGCGCACTCGATCTCAAGCTGCGCCAGGTGATGCAGTTCGAGCTCAAACGCATTCAACGCGAGGTCGGGATCACGTTCGTCTACGTGACCCACGACCAGGAGGAGGCGTTGACGATGAGCGACCGGATCGCGGTGATGAACGCAGGCAATGTCGACCAGATCGGCACGCCCACAGAGATTTACGACCGGCCCGCAACGGTGTTCGTCGCCAGCTTCATCGGTCAGGCCAATTTGTGGGCCGGCACCAGGACCGGGCGCGCGAACCGGGACTTCGTCGAGGTCGACGTGCTGGGCACGACGCTGAAGGCCCGACCGGGTGACACCACCATCGAACCCGGCGGTCACGCGACGCTGATGGTGCGTCCCGAGCGTATTCGGGTCTCGATGGACGCCCCGACCGGCGACATCGCGACGGTGGGTGCGACGGTGACCGACCTGACGTTCCAGGGACCGGTGGTGCGGCTGTCGCTCGCCGCCGCCGACGGTTCGCCGATCGTCGCGCACATCGGACCCGAACAGGACCTTCCACTGCTCCGACCCGGTGACCACGTGCACGTCTGCTGGGCGCCGGACTCGTCGCTGGTCCTTCCTGCCGCCGACATCCCCACTGCCGAGGACCTCCAAGAGATGCTCGAGACGCCGCAACATTGA
- a CDS encoding MFS transporter, with protein MADPPVRSPRLLVAGLSVVVITVAVLQTAVVPVLGVIAEQLHVSAVAVSWAVTANLLAAVAATPLVGRLADLHSKKRILLWVLAIVLVGSLLAATTSSLALLIVGRILQAASYALYPIAVAILREELSRERLMSAMAVMSGALGFGGGMGLVVVGLLMGGGDAGYHRVFWLTTAFTIMVIAVVVFLVPHRPRSATGTIDWLGAAGLAAGLSTALLAITQGHSWGWASPATLGCAALGIGLLVGWWQWERRIRQPLVSTAMLARRPILLTNLATIFVGMGLYFAFLGLTLFVQIPRETAGYGFSATVLEASVVYLLPGAVTGFLVAMASGRFIDRFGARPVLIVAAIAGIAGFSFVAFAHSQAWQVIVASILANAYISLGYGALPALVVSEVDADETGAATSMNAIARTIGSSTAAAVVAMLLARTMAGFDVPVQSSYVAIFLGGAITAALALALIAFTGPRRRGTKSLEAQCETRAMNHEWG; from the coding sequence GTGGCGGACCCACCCGTGCGCTCGCCGCGCCTGTTGGTGGCCGGGCTGTCGGTGGTGGTCATCACCGTCGCCGTCCTGCAGACGGCGGTGGTGCCGGTGCTGGGCGTCATTGCCGAACAACTCCACGTCTCCGCGGTCGCGGTGAGTTGGGCGGTCACCGCGAACCTGTTGGCCGCCGTGGCCGCCACCCCGTTGGTCGGGCGACTGGCCGACCTGCACAGCAAGAAGCGGATCCTGCTCTGGGTGCTCGCGATCGTGCTCGTCGGATCGCTGCTGGCCGCGACGACGTCCTCGCTGGCGCTGCTGATCGTGGGCCGGATCCTTCAGGCGGCGTCCTACGCCCTCTACCCCATCGCGGTGGCGATCCTGCGCGAAGAGTTGTCGCGTGAGCGGTTGATGTCGGCGATGGCGGTGATGTCGGGCGCGTTGGGCTTCGGCGGCGGCATGGGACTCGTCGTGGTCGGGCTGTTGATGGGCGGCGGCGACGCGGGCTATCACCGGGTGTTCTGGCTGACCACCGCGTTCACCATCATGGTCATCGCCGTCGTGGTGTTCCTGGTCCCCCACCGTCCGCGCAGCGCCACCGGAACCATCGACTGGCTCGGCGCGGCAGGCCTGGCGGCCGGCCTGTCGACGGCGCTGCTGGCGATCACCCAGGGCCACTCGTGGGGCTGGGCGTCGCCGGCCACGCTGGGCTGCGCAGCGCTCGGCATCGGCCTGCTCGTCGGCTGGTGGCAGTGGGAACGCCGCATCCGGCAGCCGCTGGTGTCGACGGCGATGCTCGCACGCCGCCCGATCCTGCTCACCAACCTGGCCACGATCTTCGTCGGGATGGGCCTTTACTTCGCGTTTCTCGGCTTGACGCTGTTCGTCCAGATACCCAGGGAAACCGCCGGTTACGGCTTCAGCGCAACGGTGTTGGAAGCCAGTGTGGTGTACCTGCTGCCCGGCGCGGTCACCGGCTTTCTGGTGGCGATGGCCAGCGGCAGGTTCATCGACCGGTTCGGCGCCCGCCCGGTGCTCATCGTCGCGGCCATCGCCGGTATCGCGGGGTTCTCGTTCGTCGCGTTTGCGCATTCGCAGGCCTGGCAGGTGATCGTGGCCAGCATCCTTGCCAACGCCTACATCAGCCTGGGCTACGGCGCGCTGCCCGCGCTGGTCGTCAGCGAGGTCGACGCCGACGAGACGGGCGCGGCCACGAGCATGAATGCGATCGCCCGCACCATCGGCAGCTCGACGGCCGCGGCCGTGGTCGCCATGCTGCTGGCCCGCACGATGGCCGGCTTCGACGTGCCCGTGCAGAGCAGCTATGTCGCGATCTTCCTCGGCGGGGCGATCACCGCCGCCCTGGCGCTAGCCCTCATCGCGTTCACGGGTCCCCGCAGGCGAGGTACGAAATCCCTTGAGGCGCAGTGTGAGACACGCGCCATGAACCACGAGTGGGGCTAA
- a CDS encoding CapA family protein — protein sequence MSSSADTDVVVFLTGDVMTGRGIDQILPHPGDPTLRESVVSDARTYVALAERTNGSIPAPVDFAWPWGDAVAVLDQVQPDVRLINLETSITTSGKFAPGKAVHYRMHPDNIGCLAAIRPDVCALANNHVLDFGHRGLADTLEVLTRAEIGCAGVGSDVEQANEPVKVPVGESGQVVIASVGSVTSGIPARWAATGDHPGVALLPDLSGRTADAVANRMLAQKHDGDITIASVHWGSNWGYEVELAQIRFAHRLIDEGVDVVHGHSSHHPRPIEVYRGKLILYGCGDTVDDYEGIGSYDAFRHELRLLYFASIDRRTGRLTRLRMTPMRMRRMRLEHAPDDAAEWLRGRLEHMSRQFGTAVRRMDANFTVG from the coding sequence GTGTCGTCGAGCGCGGACACCGACGTCGTCGTATTTCTGACCGGCGACGTGATGACCGGTCGCGGCATCGACCAGATCCTGCCGCATCCCGGCGATCCGACGCTGCGCGAATCCGTCGTATCGGATGCGCGAACGTATGTAGCGCTTGCCGAGCGGACCAACGGTTCGATCCCCGCTCCGGTCGACTTCGCGTGGCCGTGGGGTGATGCGGTGGCGGTCCTCGACCAGGTCCAACCCGACGTCCGCCTGATCAACCTCGAGACGAGTATCACCACCAGCGGCAAGTTCGCACCCGGCAAGGCCGTTCACTACCGGATGCATCCGGACAACATCGGATGCCTGGCCGCGATCCGACCCGATGTCTGCGCGCTGGCGAACAATCACGTCCTCGACTTCGGCCATCGCGGTCTGGCCGACACGCTGGAGGTGCTCACCCGCGCGGAAATAGGTTGTGCCGGAGTCGGTTCCGATGTCGAGCAGGCCAACGAGCCGGTAAAGGTGCCCGTGGGGGAGTCCGGGCAGGTGGTGATTGCCTCCGTCGGATCGGTGACGAGCGGCATCCCGGCGCGCTGGGCCGCTACCGGCGACCACCCCGGAGTTGCTCTGCTGCCCGATCTGTCCGGCCGGACAGCCGACGCCGTCGCCAACCGCATGCTGGCGCAAAAGCACGACGGCGATATCACGATTGCCTCGGTGCACTGGGGTTCAAACTGGGGTTACGAGGTGGAACTGGCACAGATCCGCTTCGCGCACCGGTTGATCGACGAGGGTGTCGACGTCGTGCACGGCCACTCATCGCATCATCCGCGTCCCATCGAGGTGTACCGCGGCAAGCTAATCCTCTACGGGTGCGGCGACACCGTCGACGACTACGAGGGCATCGGCAGCTACGATGCGTTTCGCCACGAGTTGCGCCTGCTGTACTTCGCGTCGATCGACCGCCGAACCGGCCGCCTTACCCGTCTTCGGATGACGCCGATGCGGATGCGGCGGATGCGTCTCGAACACGCACCCGACGACGCCGCCGAATGGTTGCGCGGAAGGCTCGAGCATATGAGCCGGCAGTTCGGCACCGCGGTACGCCGCATGGATGCCAACTTTACGGTCGGCTAG
- a CDS encoding type II toxin-antitoxin system Rv0910 family toxin — translation MATVDVAVSSDLTPEQAWALASNLRRFDEWLTIFGGWRSDVPEDIEVGTCVSSLIRVKGFRNVIHWRVTRYDEPKLIELIGKGRGGVCIRLCLHVESREVGTTFRVVAELSGGLLNTPIGNLVAKVVESDVRKSVNNLAALR, via the coding sequence ATGGCAACGGTGGACGTGGCGGTGTCGTCGGACTTGACCCCCGAGCAGGCGTGGGCGCTCGCCTCGAACCTGAGGCGCTTTGACGAGTGGCTGACCATCTTCGGCGGCTGGCGCAGCGACGTGCCCGAAGATATCGAGGTCGGCACGTGTGTGTCGTCGCTGATCAGGGTCAAGGGTTTCCGCAACGTCATCCATTGGCGGGTGACGCGCTACGACGAGCCCAAGCTGATCGAGCTGATCGGTAAGGGGCGCGGCGGGGTGTGTATCCGGCTGTGTCTGCACGTCGAGAGCCGCGAGGTGGGTACAACGTTTCGGGTGGTGGCCGAACTGTCCGGCGGCCTGCTCAACACCCCGATCGGAAACCTGGTCGCCAAGGTGGTCGAGTCCGACGTGCGCAAGTCGGTGAACAACCTCGCGGCGTTGCGTTAG